The following are encoded together in the Perca fluviatilis chromosome 23, GENO_Pfluv_1.0, whole genome shotgun sequence genome:
- the LOC120553510 gene encoding monocarboxylate transporter 2-like, which produces MPPPATSPSAVPPPDGGWGWAVVLASFISIGFSYAFPKAITVFFKDIQIIFDASYSQIAWISSIMLAVMYAAGPISSILVNTYGCRPIVMMGGCLCSTGMIMASFCNSVVQLYICIGVIGGLGLAFNLQPALTMIGKYFCNKRPIANGLAMAGSPVFLSTLAPLNQYLFNQFGWRGSFLILGGLLLNCCVAGSLMRPLGPPPSKLKKDEELAAIATTTKEKRTCWQTFNKYLDLSLFKHRGFLIYLSGNVLMFVGFFAPIVFLTAYAKDMGVDEYSAAFLLSILAFVDMFARPSMGLLANSRWIRPKIQYFFSFAVLYNGVCHILCPLVESYTGLVVYAVFFGFAFGMVSSVLFETLMDLVGPQRFSSAVGLTTIVECIPVLVGPPLAGKLVDVTKNYKSMYFCCGGVVILASIWLFIGNFINYRLLERERKRAELYKRTETEDPDQALDQKEADGETQASEDLVDKSEKGDEPMQRETNI; this is translated from the exons ATGCCGCCCCCAGCCACAAGTCCCTCCGCCGTGCCCCCACCAGACGGCGGTTGGGGGTGGGCTGTGGTGTTGGCATCTTTCATCTCCATAGGCTTCTCGTATGCTTTTCCCAAAGCCATCACGGTCTTCTTCAAAGACATCCAGATCATCTTCGATGCCTCCTACAGTCAGATCGCGTGGATCTCCTCCATCATGCTGGCGGTCATGTATGCTGCAG GTCCCATCAGCAGTATACTGGTCAACACCTATGGCTGCAGGCCCATCGTCATGATGGGGGGCTGCCTCTGTTCCACTGGCATGATCATGGCTTCCTTCTGTAACAGCGTAGTGCAGCTTTACATCTGCATAGGAGTTATTGGTG GACTTGGACTAGCCTTCAACCTGCAGCCAGCACTGACTATGATAGGCAAATACTTCTGTAATAAGCGTCCCATTGCTAACGGGCTGGCGATGGCAGGCAGTCCAGTGTTCCTTAGCACCCTGGCTCCTCTCAACCAGTACCTCTTCAACCAATTCGGCTGGAGAGGCAGCTTCCTCATCCTGGGCGGCCTGCTACTGAACTGCTGTGTGGCTGGTTCCCTCATGAGGCCTCTGGGACCGCCACCCAGCAAGCTCAAGAAGGACGAAGAGTTAGCCGCCATTGCCACCACAACAAAAGAGAAGCGCACTTGCTGGCAAACATTCAACAAGTACCTGGACCTATCACTATTTAAGCACCGTGGCTTCCTCATTTACCTGTCGGGCAATGTCCTCATGTTCGTGGGCTTCTTCGCACCTATTGTCTTCCTTACGGCCTACGCTAAGGACATGGGCGTGGATGAGTACTCTGCTGCCTTCCTGCTCTCAATTCTGGCTTTTGTTGACATGTTTGCCAGGCCCTCCATGGGGCTACTGGCCAACTCGCGCTGGATCCGGCCCAAGATCCAGTACTTCTTCAGCTTTGCTGTGCTGTACAATGGGGTGTGCCACATCCTCTGTCCACTGGTGGAAAGCTACACCGGTCTGGTGGTGTATGCAGTTTTCTTCGGCTTTGCCTTTGGCATGGTCAGCTCAGTGCTGTTTGAAACACTGATGGACCTGGTTGGGCCTCAGAGGTTCTCCAGTGCTGTGGGACTCACCACTATTGTGGAGTGCATCCCAGTCCTCGTTGGTCCACCTCTAGCAG GGAAATTGGTTGATGTCACAAAAAACTACAAGTCCATGTATTTTTGCTGTGGAGGTGTCGTGATTTTGGCCAGTATTTGGCTCTTCATTGGAAACTTCATTAACTACAGACTATTGGAGCGCGAGCGCAAGCGTGCAGAGCTGTACAAACGGACTGAAACGGAAGATCCAGACCAAGCTCTGGATCAGAAGGAGGCTGATGGGGAAACCCAGGCGTCGGAGGACCTGGTCGACAAAAGCGAGAAAGGTGACGAACCTATGCAGCGGGAAACCAACATCTAG